Part of the Vigna angularis cultivar LongXiaoDou No.4 chromosome 1, ASM1680809v1, whole genome shotgun sequence genome, tttctttatgaatttttattttataaacaaattgaaagataaaagatgTAGAAAATGGATGTGATTttcttacaaattaatttaaacataaattaatgttaatcaagtttattttttattttcttttctaaaaattcTCTAAAATAATTTGTACGAACATATTAGATTTCAATATGTGTTCATGAGCtaaattttcaagaaaatagTTTAATGTTAAGTGAAAGTTACTTTATCTTTATTAAAAGGATACTTTTAACACTAGTTGAAACTAAAAAGTTTATGTTTGTATTTTAAgtcattttaacatttttgttttgtatttaaacatgttttaattCGTTGTGTAAATAAACTTGTTGACgcttttaatatttatagttttacaAATTTCATCCTTTagactttatatttaaaagccatacatttaatatctatatttGCCTTTTTTAGCTTCTATCATGTTTATGTTTGGCTTTCtattaaaagaatttcaaattaaGTTTGATGAcatgtttgattattttttaaaatatactttgacATGAAAAAAACtacttaatttttgttttatgtatgGATTGCATTTATTTTAGTTGTTGGATTAACCTTTttgatttaaacaaaattaatgttgaATAATCACCTTGATAAAGAGGACCTTAAAGATGCATTTATTGGTATAGGTAATCCAAATTCATTGTGATAGTTGGTCACGTGTAATTCTTTGATTGTATTAGGATATACTGAAAAGATACCTATGCAAATATGtgataaattctttaaaatcatTATCCTTAAAATAATGCAAAGGTGAttgatatgaaaaagaaaacatgttataaaaCATAGTATGTCGTCAATTAAGTGgtttaaactttgttttttacttttatattataaaaaatacttcTATGTCATTGTGACATCATGACatcatgtttttaaaattttctatactgagttattattatataaaacattttgatgtcaaatatttgtttgttataaaaaacattatatttagatttaaaataattcacatgagtttaattaaaacttttgaAGTATTCAGTTTGCAAAGAGtatgaaaatatgtaattttattatgaagAAATATTTTCCTGACTTATTTTACAGATGTCTCTcacaactttttaaattttttgttctttttatattaatggccgacatgttttctattttccaaaTGGTTATCAtagtttattcttttttttaatattatttaagtgGGAGAAtgtaaactattttaaatactataaattactattaaataatacttaaaatattattgaaattgttttttttttcttaaaagaaaacacactttttctttaaaaagtttGTAGCCAGCTTTAATTTGAGGTCACGTGAATATCATTAGCCACACCGTCTTAGAATAATTAATGAATCAATCGGCGATGAATGCGCTACaacaattacataataaataagatGGGCTCACATATTTGCCATCCCCATATTTCTAcatttctttctgcaccccacattttttttaattccatttatttcaaaaaatcttACATTTCACTTTTCctcaataaatttcaaaatttgttaaaagaaattcttaaatttcaaaatctattaaaaatttttataaacttttaacaaatttcgaaatatgttaaagtttttaaaaaatctcgaattttaaaatctgtttaagaattttttttaacaaatttcaaaattagttgaattttttttaataatttttaaaatctgttaaattttttttcaaaactttaatgaattttgaaatccattattaaaaaaaagatatttttgaaatataaggGTGAGAAAGAAACATTCCATCTGCATTACAAAGCCCAAAAGAAAATGATGGTAAGTCCACTAGAAAGCCCGTAAagtaatttgataaaaaaatatttctataaattctatttaacaatagaaaaataaatttcacacaaaataaatacattatgATATATAAATCCGATAATTTCAATAGTATATAACGTGCTCTATGATATAATTGAATATGTCTGTCAAAACATATAACTTCTAAAATCATTagtaatcttattattttaaatctaactcaacaTATATGCATAATTGACAATTTAAATACAAGACTAggtttcatattaaataaaaaagaattatttataaatCAGAAGATCaatcaactttttattttaaattttattagtgtTATATTTTTTCAGTAATCTttccataaattcaatataaataatgtttgaatgtatttaaaaattattaaactgtTTTATTTATAGTGGACACGATAAATACATCATGGTAACAACAATGATCTTGAACATTGTTTACATGACacattattatttgtttaataaattgtaaaaatataacaGTCTCATGCATAAATTAATTGGGATGGCGTGATTAGAAAGTGAATCCATAGAGTTTAAACTATACAATAGTTTCTGATCAGTGAAACCTTTGTCGTGTATCTTCTTCATTGGAGGCAGTGTTTTGGAGTGAGGACACAAAGCTAGCAGACATGTTTTCATGGTTAGGAGGTGCTGGATCTTTCTGCAACATTCCCTTCTCCTCAAATGGTACACTGCTTTGGTATTTGTACCACTTTGCACACAACAGATAAACGAGAAAGTTAAGGAGGCTGAGTATAGCCAAGAACCAGTAGAATAATTCGACATGGTTTTGGTTCAAATCACGTCCCTCTAGCCACCCTTTCTTGCTCTTTCCGATTCTACCAGTTACCAAGTTGATGAGCTCAACAAAAGCTGTGCTCAAGAAGTAACCAATGgataaggaaagaaaagaaaatgaagtggAAAGAGAACGCATGCCATGAGGAGCTTCTTTGTAGAAAAACTCCAACAACCCCACCAGTGTGAACATGTCAGCTATGCCAAAGATTGCGTAGTGGAAAGAGAGCCAGAAGAGGCTGATACGGTGCTCATTGTGATCATTGAATTCGTGTTTCCTCTTCACTTCTATCATCCCTGCTATCACCATTGAGATTGCTGACAAAACAAGGCCAACCCCAACTCTCTGTAGCTCTGTTATTCCATTGGGGTGACCGGTGATTCTCCTCACTAAAGGTACAAAAACAAATTCGTAGACAGGTATCAAAAGGGTCATGAATACTAAAGGAATTATGGGAATGGAAGCTGCTGGGATTTTAAGTTTGCCGATGTATGTGTTCATCAGGGTTCCTTGTTGGATGGAGAAGGTTTGCAACTGGGCTAAGCACGTGTTCATGATGATGGTACTCAGAAGAATAGGCATCATCCTTGTCAGAATCTTCACTTCTTCAACTTGTGTCACTGTGCAGACTTTCCATTTCCTTGCCTCCATGCCTTCAGGTAGAACAGCAGCTTTATCTAGAACACTGTTTGTGGACAAAACAAGTATTAAATATGCGTTTCTCTTGCATATGAGTGCTACAAAATGCCTCTTGAAGTAGTTCACTGTTTAAAAAACTCAAATTAGTATAGCAGAAACCATTTAGATAGTAGAAAGTCCAACCTGAATTGGTCAGTGTGAGGGATGATTTTTTTCATGAAGTTAGAGTCATGGCTTTGCATTTCATACAACTCATCAGAATCCACGGGTACTTTCACCCTCCAATTCTTTATTGTGACCACCAGCACCTGCAAGAACAATCTCAAATGAAACTTGAAAGAACTTGAATATCAATGAAACATGGAGGGGAATGCAGAGACCTGTAAAACACTTAACAATGGACTCTCTCCTGGCACCCTGGTACGATAGAATTTCTTTCCCGAGACAATGCAAAGAAGACCAGCAGCTGAACATGTGAGAGACATGATAAAACCTATGTACCAATGACGTTCTGTGCTCTCATAAACTACAAAGATGACTCCTATGCTGGCCCCAACTGTAATGCTAAACAAGAACCAATTGAAGAAACTGGCTAGTTGTACGCGTTCTTTTGGTTTCTTCTCGTCAAATTGATCAGCTCCAAGAGCAGGTACACAGCCTCTGATTCCACCACCACCAAGTGCCAGCAAGTATATTGAAGCGTAAAAGAGCAAAGCCTTTGTGCCATGCACACATCTTGATTTTAAACATGGATCAGGCTGAAGTTTCTGGTCGTGAGATTGAATCACAAGTAGGGAGTATCCCTGCAATTCAAAAATATCAAGATTAACTCAATGAGGAAAACTTACTTTTCCTTTTGATGGGTCTATTTATTGGTATAAAGATTACATAAACTTAGCATGACATGAATCTAATTCACATTAGAAGAAGTTCACACcacttttaattcaaaatctcaATTAATTTCTTTCATACAGTATATTTCCCATCAAGTACATATGAAATGTGTGTTGAAAAATGTacattaaaagatatatttgtaGCATTTCTGTATTTCAAGTATTTAAGTTTTGACCCTGAAATTAAAACTAAGCAGCTCAGTTGTTTATACTTTACCAACAATTGAATTAAGCCAAAGAGGATGCAAGTGTTGAGGCGATTCATATAAGTATCAGAGACGAAGCCTCCAAGAACCGTCAGCAAGAAAGCAGTACCCAACAAGTTTGTTGTGGTGGTTGCAGATCCAGAGTAGTCAAAATGTATGACATTCATGAAATATAAAACCAAGCTCACCATGTTGGCCACAAAGCCTATGTTATCTAACAACATCATTGCTGCAGTAAAAAACCAATGAATTTGCCTTTGTTAAACAGACTATTCCAATTTACTTCaagaaagttttaaaaaaagcTGAATGAGGAGAACATAGTTTACCCACCAAAGATGAAATATGTGGCTCTATATCCTCCTTGTCTCGTAGTCTTATCTGCTTGGTACTCAACATCTCCCACCTTATCCTCAGCTTTCAAATCCTTCAGTGTAAAACATCGCATTCAATTAACCAAATGAATAAACATCTAAGAGTGATCTGATTTGTTAATGAGCATGCAGAATCATTTTTGAACTATTTGAATGAGCCAAAGATAAACAGATAACAAAAGGGATGTGgataatgtataatatatatgaacCAGAAAACTGTGAACCCTTATACAGGCAAAGTCTAAAACTGCATATTGCAGGCAATATGCAGATAGTTACCATGACTCTCGAATGGAATGTTACAGCTTGAAAGCAGCAACAACTCTGAGAGAAATAGGAAGGAAAGCTTGCTTGTAGTGCAATCCGTTTGAAAAGTGTGCTTTATTTATAATGATCACCCAGTTGCTTTCATGACAAGGGTGACACAGACAACATGCTAATGAGTAATCATACAATGCTTTGTAAGAAGGGATATCTCCATTGGCTGGTAGTGTTGGCATAGTATGCTAAACCGGCtgtaaaaattagtaaaaataagAGTATCTTTAAGAGaaagatggtgatgatgatgatgatgtgatAACTTGGACAAAACCTACCACTGACTTTGCTAAAGCCAAACATATGCTAAAGgtagttttggaattttttgaGGTTTGATCTGATTGATAACATTGTCCGCCCATAAACTGCACCAAACTATAAATGTTTCATTGCTGACAAAACAAAGCAGAAGTGATCCAACAACATCGTTAATATCAGAGCCTCCCATCTCTATTATGCAACAGTGCATCTTTTATCTCTTCTCTTAACTTTCATGCATTGTGATATTTACAGCTCTAATAACAACTGTCATATGtgtgtaaataataaattaaagaaatctGTAGTGTACAAAATATACTTGCTAAATGAAAATTCGCATGTAATACTAATAGAACacttactaaaataaaattactgtATCGATGATAactaatcaaaatcaaaataagattaaatatgttttccaATCCTAACATGTTATAAAAGGGATTCACTAGTGTAAGAAGTCTTTGTACTCTGGCTAAAAAAGGTTTTTTCTTATGTTAGAAATAGACTATATAAGTCGGTTCTAAACCCAACATTGAAATTCTACCtggataaagaaaaatatacaataaaaattacttttatattgaCTAAGACCTTAATCGACATAGAATATGTTGATTAACATCACAACCGACATCTTTTTtcataaatacttaaaaaaaactatgtttACTGTTCACCAATTTCCTTTAAGACTTCTTGCTCTTAGATACGCATCACTAAAAATCTACACAATTAACAATGGTTTAGTCAACAATCTTATAGtgaacaatatatttaatatttgactTATCAATTGTATATATTACCAAATTCTATAGTCAATGTTAGCATATATCATTCAATGCATGTCTCATGACATAATTTCACACTCATACTTCTTCGATTAATATAAATACCACAAGTTAAATTCATATAATGTTTTAATAGTATAAAGATTAACTACTTATCGTTAATAATACAACTTCTTTTTAAACCTAGTTTGATGTCATTACAACATCAAATAAGCATAAactattatgtaaaaattaatatacattCAAATTCTATTATGTAtgaaacttaataaaattaaagcataaaattaattaataaaaaacttagtGAATTTTTAATCGTGTGTTTCatttaaactaaatttgtaaattattttgttattaaattttatgaattgaTGTAAAACATTCATCCAACAAATCAAATGAGTAGTGTTTCTCATATAAAAAGAGTTTCACATTAGgctataatataattttgcaTGTCCATAGATTGAAGtgatattttatatgatttttgtaaagtttagggataaaatcttttataatttagtttcaaaCGAAAcacaaaagaacaaaaaatatatatcacttattaaaaataatattaaaaatacaagtATAAATATAAGTCTTATATTAAATTGGATTGCTAAATATAGCAAAGATAATACTGACTTAATccaatctaattaaatttatttaaataaatccTGACACAACCAACTACTTGCCAAAATATAGATGGTAAAAGTCCGTAGAAAAATCAAGTtcatgaaaatattttcttagatAGCGTCACCAAAAAATCATGCATTGATTGATTGGGTaagaaaaaatcaatttaagtTGCAAATATTTCTATATTACATAATTAGTGGACAAAATTCGCTCAGCGGGAGGGGGAAGACTGCAAGTTCCGTATGTTTCAGTTTCACTATTGTAATAAAAGGTAAAAGCTCAAATTGTgagaaacataaacaaaaaaatgtaaatggATAGTATACGTATGCTATTCAGCGAACTGGTGATTTCAGTTCTGGATCATCCCTCCCTTCATCAAAATAGTAAATTGAGGCCAAACAAATTAATGCATCCGTCAAAATAAGATTGAACACGTCGAAAACAAACTTCGGAGCAAACAAACCCCAAAcctacaaaaattattaagcaTTGAGTAAACTGTACAAGCATCAAATACGGATATATGGGtaaattaaacctattttaagttaaaaatagaaaatttaccATCAGATGCCGCCTTTGGATTGTGACACATAGTATCGTGAAAGTGGTCGTAATTGCTGTTATGAGCCCATATGTTGTGTATATCTATATAAAACATTGAGTGGTTATTTCATTCAACAAGCAATGCATGCAATGATCAACTAGTAGATCTACTAATAAATGAAGAAAACTCACTTGAGACAATTGTGTGAAAACAAAATGCCTTCCGAGATTAGCCTGGAACTTGATTGCTACAAGAAACGGGAGTCCAAAAACTGGAAGAATGATAGAAAAGCCAAATGTATCAATAGTAAGGAGGATTGCTTGGCGAACAAGCACAAATTCTTCAAACCTGAAAATTAATCAGTCTCAATTATTTGATTTACAAAGTGTATAGCAATAATAACGACAGAGATGACCCTTTTAAAGCCAGTAACTAATTATTCGAACACAATAATAGGGTTGATTGTAATGGTTACATTTGTTTAGAGTCCCAACATACTTCCAAAGGAAAAGGagttcaataataattatttaccCTATAAATGCAGCACCGTAGCGGAGACCATCAAATGCACACCTAACaccataattttcaaaattattacaaGACAACGGGAATCCAGAACAGAGAGTTGCAATGTTATGCATACACCtactaaaaatgataattataacTCCAAAATTAAACTTTGAAAGTTACAGACATACCAGTGACCACTACAGAAGAAAAGACACGTAGCAAAGAGGCTCCATTGCATGATAGAAAAACTTCTCTGAGGTCCATCCTTACCACCTTCTATGTTAACAAACTTCATAATAAAACAACCTGGAATACatagaaaattaaacatttctTCACTAAAAAGCATGTTTGAGCTCATGAAAGAAATGTATTGGAGAATTATGCAGCAAGATATAGGCAATTTATACAACACgagcaaaaaaataaaaaaggagcACCTCCAACCATGGACGCAAAAGCAACAATGGGACCCTGTTTTCCtgagagaagaatgacagtTGAACTCCACGCAGATAACATGGATGTTGTTTTTGCAACTAAATTTGTTTTGCAATCTAAATCgcttttcttaaataattgaCCAAATGTCAGAAAAAATAACTGCCCCAAAGCAATAGCATAAATGATTCTAGGAATATAAGTTCTTCCAATGCTTTGAGGTATCAATGCGCCATCAAATCTATTACTGTCTGTGATCCAATGAGCAATTATTAGCATATAACTTAATATAGTGCCCAGTATGACAAACTTCCATGGCCAATCAAAGAAGCAGCCACTGGTGGCCTTGTACAGCCAAGCTGCCAACATAATCAGAACAAGTATTGGGACAACTTCAGCTGCATAGTCCCAAACAGGTAAACCTGAGGCTATGTTGATGATCCATGAGGAATAGTCTTTCATAAAAGCAGATGTGGCAGCCTGCTTGGACAGCCCAACTTCAATTGCAAATCGGCAAAATGTGCTCAAAATAAGAAACCCAATGCTCTGCAGAAAAGATAGACAGGTTAAAGAgccattatttaattataattccAATGAAACTTCTATAGGCACACTTGCGTTAGAATGTCAGGAAATCCAGACATAAACTAAGCTTTTAGACAGAGgacagaaataaaaaattaaactaaacacATACTTCTATAAACAGCTTTCCCATGTTAACTGATTGGCGTAATGTCACAATTCCAGATGTGCTCAAAAGAAAATTCGCTACTTTCCCTTCCTCCACTGACAAAAAGATAGAGTGAAAAAATACAATGACTATTTTAAAGATTCTGGATAAACAAAGTGGAGAGTATGTTGATAAAAACTGCACACTTACAGATATAACTGTTTGAAAGGAAACTGAATGCACGAATGCCCAGTAAAAAGATTGTAAGAATTGAGGCATTGCCAATCCACGAATCTCCATACGATGAAAATGTCCCATCATGCTCCTTGGTTGTCCTTAAAATGGTAAAAACTTGAAATATAAGTGATATTAACATGATTCCAATGCCAAC contains:
- the LOC108347309 gene encoding protein NRT1/ PTR FAMILY 4.5, yielding MDLKAEDKVGDVEYQADKTTRQGGYRATYFIFAMMLLDNIGFVANMVSLVLYFMNVIHFDYSGSATTTTNLLGTAFLLTVLGGFVSDTYMNRLNTCILFGLIQLLGYSLLVIQSHDQKLQPDPCLKSRCVHGTKALLFYASIYLLALGGGGIRGCVPALGADQFDEKKPKERVQLASFFNWFLFSITVGASIGVIFVVYESTERHWYIGFIMSLTCSAAGLLCIVSGKKFYRTRVPGESPLLSVLQVLVVTIKNWRVKVPVDSDELYEMQSHDSNFMKKIIPHTDQFSVLDKAAVLPEGMEARKWKVCTVTQVEEVKILTRMMPILLSTIIMNTCLAQLQTFSIQQGTLMNTYIGKLKIPAASIPIIPLVFMTLLIPVYEFVFVPLVRRITGHPNGITELQRVGVGLVLSAISMVIAGMIEVKRKHEFNDHNEHRISLFWLSFHYAIFGIADMFTLVGLLEFFYKEAPHGMRSLSTSFSFLSLSIGYFLSTAFVELINLVTGRIGKSKKGWLEGRDLNQNHVELFYWFLAILSLLNFLVYLLCAKWYKYQSSVPFEEKGMLQKDPAPPNHENMSASFVSSLQNTASNEEDTRQRFH